A single window of Saccharomyces kudriavzevii IFO 1802 strain IFO1802 genome assembly, chromosome: 16 DNA harbors:
- the CLB5 gene encoding B-type cyclin CLB5 (similar to Saccharomyces cerevisiae CLB6 (YGR109C) and CLB5 (YPR120C); ancestral locus Anc_3.453), giving the protein MGCNEDYEHGVRSSSMIHNENKTQLSSTSVKITQAKKIISTNGSSSKEQFLQDSKTRRALTDVPVNNNPLSQNKKIATNSKAAKVRKEENSRPIVTAIQKRQIYNDQNAENDDDDDDDDDDDDISVSSKRRKVDFEENDGIVGWKDLDYAEKNDSAMVAEYSSEIFEFLYERELETLPSHNYLLDKTSKYYLRPSMRAILVDWLVEVHEKFQCYPETLFLSINVMDRFLAKNKVTMNKLQLLAVTSLFIAAKFEEVNLPKLAEYAYITDGAASKNDIKSAEMFMLTSLQFNVGWPNPLNFLRRISKADDYNLADRNIGKFILEYAYCCHQFIHLPPSIISAMAMYVARRVTNKNKHELWNKTLEHYSGGIDPIQDETFQSYCIDLVTDIAVSKVRLDSLTLKYRKPRFGSVYLQTFNWCKSEVSNNFQNLFHLQRQQR; this is encoded by the coding sequence ATGGGATGCAATGAGGACTACGAGCACGGCGTTAGAAGCAGTTCTATGATTCataatgaaaacaagaCACAATTGAGCAGTACAAGCGTAAAAATTACTCAGGCTAAGAAAATAATTTCGACAAATGGGAGTTCTAGTAAGGAGCAATTTTTACAAGACTccaaaacaagaagagcCTTAACTGATGTGCCTGTAAACAATAATCCTCTAAGccaaaacaagaagataGCAACAAACAGCAAAGCCGCCAAAGTacgaaaagaagaaaacagcAGACCTATTGTTACCGCCATTCAAAAAAGGCAGATTTATAATGATCAAAATgcagaaaatgatgatgatgatgatgatgatgatgatgatgatgatatttccGTATCAAGCAAAAGACGCAAAGTTGATTTTGAGGAAAATGATGGAATAGTTGGCTGGAAGGATTTAGACTATGCTGAAAAAAACGATTCTGCGATGGTAGCAGAATATTCTTCAGAAATTTTCGAATTTTTGTATGAAAGAGAGTTAGAAACGCTACCATCTCACAATTATTTGCTTGACAAAACCTCGAAGTATTATTTAAGGCCTTCTATGAGAGCAATATTAGTAGACTGGCTAGTAGAAGTGCACGAAAAATTCCAGTGCTATCCTGAAACATTATTTCTGTCCATAAACGTAATGGATAGATTCCTAGCCAAAAATAAGGTCACCATGAACAAATTACAACTATTAGCAGTAACCTCGCTTTTTATAGCGgcaaaatttgaagaagtaaACTTGCCCAAGTTAGCAGAATATGCTTACATCACCGATGGTGCAGCTTCCAAAAATGACATAAAAAGTGCGGAAATGTTCATGCTCACGTCTTTGCAATTCAATGTTGGTTGGCCCAACCCACTCAATTTTCTGAGAAGGATCTCCAAGGCAGATGATTATAATCTGGCTGATAGAAACATCGGTAAGTTTATCTTAGAGTATGCCTACTGTTGTCATCAATTCATTCATTTGCCACCATCTATCATAAGTGCGATGGCTATGTATGTGGCGAGAAGAGTGACCAATAAAAACAAGCATGAACTATGGAACAAAACTCTCGAGCATTACAGTGGCGGAATTGACCCGATACAAGATGAAACATTTCAATCCTACTGTATCGATCTAGTAACAGACATTGCTGTTTCTAAAGTTCGTTTGGATTCCTTGACTTTGAAGTACAGGAAGCCGAGATTTGGTTCGGTTTATCTCCAAACTTTCAACTGGTGCAAATCTGAAGTGAGCAACAACTTTCAGAATTTATTCCATTTACAACGACAACAGCGCTGA